The sequence GACCGATGTGGGGCGGAGCGTCAAATGGCCCGCTACCCAGGGGAGTGCCCGTCATCGAAGGGGGATGTATATTATTTTCAAACGGACGGTCCCGTTCCCGATGCTGATGACATTCGACGCACCAGATGCGACGGTCTCCTGCAGTCGACGCGAACGTTCCAATACACCGCTGCAGGCTTTGACATTACTCAATAGTCCCATGTTTTACGAATGTGCTGAAGTGCTGGGAAAACAGATGCAGAAGAAACACGCCGACAACATTTCCGCAGCGATTCAGGAAATGTATCTGCGCTGTCTGTCGCGTCCTGCCGGTGAACCGGAAACGGTCGCCCTGCAGTCTGCCTGGAGCGATCTACTGCATCTGGCGGAAGCGACGCAAGCTGAAATGAAACCGCAGCAGAAGCCGGCAGAGACCGCAATGGTCCAGTTGGCACGTATTATCATGAACCTGGATGAATTTGTTACGAGAGACTGATTATGCTGTTTCCACCACAGTCACATTCTGAGCAGACGCTGCTGAATCGGCGGCGGTTCTTTGCCACCGGTGCCAGTGGTCTGGGAACGCTGGCCCTGGCTTCACTGCTGAAAGAGGAAGGCCTGCTCGCTTCCGAGACTTCCGCGCCGCAGGCTCACTTTGCCCCGAAGGCCAAACGCTGCATCTACCTGTTCATGGAAGGGGGGCCGAGCCAGATGGATCTGTTCGACCCCAAACCGAAGCTGAATGAACTCGATGGTCAGCCGATGCCCGAGTCGATGCTCAAAGACATCAAGTTTGCTTTCATCCAGAAAGAGGCGGCCCGCCTGATGGGGAGCCCGCGCACGTTCAAACGCTACGGCGAGTCTGGCATGGAGCTTTCCGATTTGCTGCCTCATCTGAGTACCTGTGTGGACGATATCGCCATGATCCGTTCCATGCACTGTGAGCAGTTCAATCACCTGCCCGGCCAGCTGATGATGCTCACCGGATCCGATCTACAGGGGCGCCCCACATTGGGCTCGTGGCTCAACTATGGACTGGGGAGCGAATCCTCAAACCTGCCGGGCTACGTGGTGCTGGCGACGTTGGGACGCGGCCTGCCGGGCGGTGCCTCCAGCTGGTCCAGCGGTTTTCTCCCGTCGCAATATGCGGGCACACTCTTCCGAAATCAGGGGAGCCCGGTTCTGAATCTGGAAACACCTCAACAGGTTTCTTCCGCAGCACAGATGCGGAGCCTGCAGGCGATCAATGAATTAAACGGTCTGCGGTTCGAGCAGGTGGGGAATCCGGAAATTGCCAGCAGGATTAATGCGTATGAACTAGCATTCCGTATGCAGCAGACTGCACCGGAACTGCTCGATCTTTCGGGCGAGACGAAAACAACACTCGAAGAGTACGGTGTGACCCGCGACGAGGCTTCGAAGAGCGGCACAGCCGGCTTCCTCGGTTCGTATGCCCGCAACTGTCTGCTGGCACGACGGATGGTCGAACGGGGCGTGCGTTTCGTGACGCTGTTCCTCTCCACCTGGGATCATCACAGTTCACTCGACAGCGGGTTGGAGCGTTATACTCAAATCTCCGATCAGCCAGTCGCGGCTCTGCTCAAGGATCTCAAACGCCGTGGCCTGCTGGACGACACCCTGGTCGTCTGGGGAGGCGAATTCGGCCGCACGCCGCTGGGAGAAAACCGGGTCAATTTCAAGAAAGTCACCGGCCGCGACCATCATCCCTACTCTTTCAGCATGTGGATGGCGGGAGGCGGCATTAAAGGAGGCCAGACAATCGGCGAAACTGACGAAATCGGCTGGGGCGTCGCCAAAGATCCGATCCACGTCCACGATCTGCACGCCACGATTCTGCATCTGTTCGGCCTGAATCACGAAGAACTGACTTATCGCTTCCAGGGCCGCGACTTCCGATTGACCGATGTGGAAGGGAATGTGGTCGAGCGGTTGCTGGCCTGATCACTTCTCAATTTTCTTTTGCCACGCTTCCCAGTCGCGGGCCATCTGGTTCACGCGTTCGGGGAACTTTGCAGCAAGGTTATTGGTTTCACTGCGGTCGGCCTTCAGGTCGTATAGTTCCCACCGCTTTTCGCTCGCGCCCCAGACCAGCTTCCAATCGCCTTGTCGAATCGCGCGGTTGCCAAACAGCTCCCAGCTTAACGATTTGTGCCCGTTGCGTTGTTTTCCATGTAAGACAGGTAACAGACTCTTGCCTTCAACCGGGAGCAGCGTATTTCCATTGAACTCGTGCGGATAGTCACTGTTGGCCAGTTCCAGCAGTGTTGGCATGAAGTCGATGATGTGACCGACCTGATGTGTGATCGATCCGCGGGCGACTTTGCCTGGCCAGCGGACAATCATCGGAGTAGCGATTCCGCCTTCGTAACACCAGGTCTTGAACTGACGGAAGGGGGCGTTCTGTGCCCAGCCCCAGCCTTTCCCGACAAACTCGTAACCGCGACCGTCGCCGACGGGGATATCCTGGTTGTATTTGAGAAAGCCTGTTTCCTGACCGGGTCTGCCGCTGGGCCATGACGCGCAGCCACCGTTGTCGGAAAGAAAGATTACCACGGTGTTGTCTGCGAGACCGGCATCATCGAGTGCGGTAAGTACTCGTCCGATACCGCGATCCATGCGGTCTACCATCGCGGCGTAAGTTTCCATGCGGGCTTCTTCGCGTTTTCGCTCCTCATCTGGCAGCTTTTCCCAGTCCGGCACATCGTAGTCGTAGGGGTAGTCGCCTTTTTTATTCTCTGGGGGCGAGAGTTCAGGCTGTTCAGTGAAGAGGCCCAGTTCAGCCTGTCGCTTGTGTCGTTGTTCGCGCATCTTGAGATAACCATCAGCATACTTCCCGCGATACCGCTCAATATCTGCCTGGAATGCGTGCAGGGGAAAGTGGGGGGCGGTGTAGCAGAGATGAATGAAGAATGGTTTTTCGCCCTGAGAGAACTGTTTGATCGTCTCGATGGCATGGTCGGAAAAGGCGTCGGTTGTGTAATAGCCGCCTGGGAATTTCATGATGCTTTTATCGTTGCGTGCAAAGGCACGAAACCGACCACCGTTGTAGAACACGGGATCCTGTTTTGCCGGATTGAAGTAGTTACAGCAACCGTCGAGTACGCCGTAGTACTCATCGAAACCACGGTCGATGGGCCGTAACGGGGATTGATTTCCCAGATGCCACTTCCCCGTCAGTGACGTAGCATAGCCGGCCCTCCGCAGGGCCTCGCCGAGAGTGAGCATGTTGGTTCTCAGTCGGGGCCTCTTTTCCTGTCGGGGGTACAGGCCTGTCAACAGCGCCGAGCGTGTCGTGACACAGACAGCACAGTTATAGAACTGGGTAAAACGCATTCCATCCGCTGCAAGTTGATCGAGATGAGGCGTCTGAATCTCACCGCCATAACAGCCAAGATCGGAAAATCCCAGATCGTCGCAGAGGATTAAGAGCACATTGGGACGTTCTGCGGCGAATAAGTTGTTATGGAGACAGACAAAAGCCAACAGCGTCAACGAGATAGTCGAGATCAATCGAGGGAGCTTCATAGTCGCTGGCTCCTGGTCAGCTGCGAATTAAGAATGCAGGCAGGTGAACACGCGAAAATAAAAAACCCCTGAAAAGCAGGGAGTTCCTGCAAGTCAGGGGTGAACGGCAAATGCCTTAGTGGGCGATGAGGGACTCGAACCCCCGACCCTCTCGGTGTAAACGAGATGCTCTAGCCAACTGAGCTAATCGCCCGGATTTTCAATATACATCGGAAAATCCGATGTTTTTGTTGCGTCATTCTTAATGACACGTTCGTATTATGGCAGGTTCGTAGCGAAATGCAACTCTAGCGTGTAAACTGTTTTAAGCCTTCGCTGACATTGGCCCGAATTTATCCGTTCTGCGGTTTTTTCCTTATCTTGAGAAAGAATTTCGTTATGTCTCATTGCCTCGTTACCGGTGGGGCCGGCTTTATTGGCAGTCACCTCTGTGAACAATTAATTCAGCAGGGACAACAGGTTACAGCCGTAGATGATCTCTCGACCGGGTTCTTGAAGAACCTGGATGCGATTATCGACCATCCGCAGTTTACCTTCCGGACCGGGTCGATCACCGACCCTGTGCTGATGGCAGAAATGGTGCAGGGCGTTGACACAATTTATCACATGGCGGCAGCCGTCGGGGTGAAACTGGTCGCAGATAACCCGGTGCGGACGATTGAGACCAATATTTATCCGACCGAAGTGCTGCTGCGGCACGCAGTGCAGGGGGGACAGAAATTTTTCCTGGCTTCCACCAGCGAGGTTTACGGCAAAAACCCCAAAGAACGCTGGACCGAAGAAGACGATCTGCAGTTCGGACCGACGACGCGTCCCCGCTGGGCTTATGGAGCCTCGAAGGCCATCGACGAATTTCTGGCACTGGCTTATCACCAGAAATACGGGCTGGATGTGCGGATCGGTCGCTTTTTCAACGTGGTGGGCCCCCGACAGGTGGGACAATACGGCATGGTGATTCCCCGTTTCATCGATCAGGCTCTGGACGGTGGTCCGGTAGTCGTATTTGATGATGGTTCCCAGATCCGCTGCTTTGGACACGTTTCAGAAATCGTGGACTGTGTGATCGATCTGACCAACCTGGATTCTGCCTCCGGGCAGGTTTATAACGTCGGCGGTGATGAACCGGTTTCAATCAAAGGACTGGCCGAAGCAATTATCGCTAAGGTCAACCCGGACGTTAAAGTCGATTACCTGCCTTATAACAAGGCCTATAATGAAGACTTCGAAGATGTCCAGCGCCGGATTCCCGACCTGGGGCGGCTGGAGCAGACACTGGGACGCAAACCAAGTGTGAAGCTGGATGCGATCCTGGATGACATCATCGCCTTCAAAAAACAGGCCCGCGGCCTGGCCTGAGCGTCAGGAATAACCGTTAAAACTGGAATCATCCGTAAAATTCGAGTGGGAAATCCGCTCTGAATTCGATCCCGGCTGCACGCTCTCATCTCGCCCGCGCTCCTGATCCGATGAGTAGTATGGCGAATATTGCAGTTATCCTGGCAACATGCGGTCCAATGGATGGGAGAGATGATGAACGGATTCCAGAAAAAGTTATTTGTATCAGCAGTTCTACTGGGGATTTGGGGAACAGGTCTTTCTGTCCAAAGCGCCCAGGCAGGCGGGGGACGGATGTTTCTCTCGTTTTGTGAACTGTGCCAGGAAACCAGCCGGGGAAAACAGGCCAAAGGCAGTACTTATCCCTGGCCCCTCTATTCTTACCATCAGTACCGGGGTAAGCATTGCAACAACGAATATCAGCCCGGGCTGTATCGACGTTATGAATATGCACGCTACCACGTAAAAAGCCCGCAGCCCTTCCCGGGACAGATCAATCCCTGATCTGAGGACAGAACGCTCAGGCAACTCGCATTTATTCTCAGTTATATCTCTCCTGCAGTGACGTTTGCAGATGGTTCCCACCATCTTGAACAGCACTCGCAGGAGATTGTTTTTTTACAGACAGACAGGGTGTGCGGGATTACGCTGAAAACCGTTCCCGGATTGTTGCTCCTGATGCGCGAGGCCGGTTACACTGTATAGATCAGTCTCCATTGATGGAATGGGGGCTGAACCTTGCTGGTAGCCCGCCTGATCTCATCCCGCTGGAGTGCTTATGTCTGTCCTGTTCCGGAATTGCTTTCGTCCCACCTGCCTGGTTCTGTTTGTCTGCCTGATTACATCGATGGTCTCCGCTGAGACAGCGACGCTGATCTTCAAAAACGGGAAGGTCATCACACTCGACTTCAAATCAAAGATCGCAGAAGCGATTGCCATACGCGACGGAAAAATCCTGGCGGTGGGCAGTAATGCTGAGATGAAGCCTTTTCAGGGGGAACAGACAAAGGTGGTCTCCCTGGACGGTAAGACTGTGATTCCGGGGTTGATTGAGTCGCACGTTCATGCTCTGCGGGCGGCCCGCGGAGAGTTGATTCAGCCGCATCAGGAACTGAATTCCGTTGCAGAGATTCAGGCCTGGATCCGGGAAAAAGTCAAAGAGGTGCCCCCGGGACGCTGGATCACCGTTCCCCGCACCGATATTACGCGGCTGAAAGAACGTCGACGTCCCACTCCGGCAGAACTGGATGCGGCTTGCAGTACGCATCCGGTTTATATGAATATCGCCCGTAAAAATGTGTTGAACACCCGCGGGTTTGAATTGATCGGCATTCGAAAAGAGGGAGATAAACTTGCGGGGGCAAGGGTTATCTTCGATGAAGCAGGGAAACCTTTAATGATGGAAGGGGGCGGCGGTGCGATCAGCAAGCTGATTCCGCGGGAAACCGTTCCCCCCGAAGCGACGCGGGAAGCCTTAAAGAAACTGCATGCGATTTATAATTCTGTCGGGATTACCAGCATCCTGGAGCGGGGCTCGCGCGTCGACGAGTATCGGGAATATGAGTTGTTGAAGGAGCAGAATGAGCTGACCGTGCGGATGACGATGACGATTCGCGAACAGCTGCGGAGCGCCGAGGCGGTGCGGGAGTTCACAAAGAAACTGGGCCTGATTACCGGAGATGGAGACGACTGGGTTCGTGTCGGCCCGCTGAAGATCTCCGTGGATGGCGGGATTCATTGGGGGAGTACCCGGCTTTCTGAACCCTATGGAGAAAAGCGAATCAAGTTTTATGTACTCGAAGATCCCGACTATCGGGGAGACCTGGCTTATTCGCGTGAGCTGATGGCGGAAATCTTTGAAGAGGGACAGAAACTGGGCTGGCAGATGTGTTGTCACGCGACCGGGGACGGGAGTGTGAATGAAATTCTCTCTGCTCTGGAAGAGGTAAATCAGCGGCTGCCCGTCAAGGGGCGTCGGTTCTGTATCACGCATGCCTACTTCCCCTCAGGCGAGTCAGTCAAGCGTTCGCGCAACCTCGGGGTCTGTTACGATACGCAGACCTACCTGTTCTATCGCGATGCCGATGCCATCAATCAGATCTATGGTCCGTCGTGGGTGAACCGTTTCATGGGGCTCAAAATGTTTGTGGATGCCGGCGTGCCGGTGGCGATCAACAGCGATCACATGAACGGCTTTGATCCGGATCATTCGATGAACGCCTTCAATCCGTTTCTGGCGTTGTATATCGCGGTCAGTCGTCGAGATATCTACGGGGACGTATATGGTCCCCAGCAGAAACTGAGCCGGGAAGAGGCCCTCCGCTGCATGACCAGCGATGCCGCCTACATCAGTTTTGAAGAGGATAAAAAGGGGACGCTGGAACCGGGCAAGCTGGCTGACCTGGTTGTGCTGGATCGGGACTATCTGACCTGTCCTGAGGAAGAGATCAAGCAGATCAAACCCCTGCTGACGGTTCTGGACGGAAAAGTCGTCTACGATGCAGCGCAAGATAGTGGAACCTGATTGGACAGGGAATGCTCTCTGAAACCGCTACAACGGGTATATTCGGTCTGAGATGTCCCGATGACAGGCCGTAAATCGGGCTGAATCTTCATTTTTCGGATCGAAAAAGCGTTACCCTTGGACATTAAAATTGTCATGAGATATGATGCGATCTCTATTTCAGGAGAGAGACCGTACGTATCGGAATTTGACTCATTTCAGGACTCTGACGGGGTAATTGATTTCTTATGTTGGATTTGCAGTTCATCTGCGAGAATCAGGAAGCGATTCTTGAGAATTGTCGTAATCGGGGAATTGAAGTCGATCTGGCACGGCTGACCGAACTGGATCAGCGTCGCCGGGAGCTGATTGTTCAAGGCGATCAGGTTCGTCAGGAACAGAAATCGGTCTCTTCCCAGATTCCGAAAGCCGCAGACAACGATGAGAAGCAGTCTCTGATTGCCAAGGGCAAAGAGCTCCGCGAGCAGGTTTCTGCCATCGATATCGAACTGCGGGAAGTCGAAACCGAACTGCGAACCGAACAGGCACGGGTACCCAACCTGGCCCACCCGGATGTCCCCATTGGTAAAGAGGATAAGGCGAACACCGTTGTGCGGTTGTGGGGTGAGAAGCCCGCCTTCGACTTTACTCCCCTGGATCACGTGGCCCTGGCTGAAAAACATGATCTGATCGATTTCGAAGCGGGTACGCGGGTGGCGGGACACGGCTTCTACTACCTGAAAAATGAAGCGGTTCTGCTGGAAATGGCCCTCTGCCAGTATGCCATGCAGAAGCTGGTGCAGGAAGGATTTATTCTGCACAGCACGCCGGACCTGGCGCGGAAAGAGATTCTGGAAGGGATTGGCTTTAATCCCCGCGGCGATGAAACCCAGATTTACTCTGTCGAAAACACCGACCTCAGCCTGGTTGCGACTGCAGAGATTACTCTGGGGGGATCGCAAAAAGATCAGATTCTGGATCGGGAAACGTTACCCCGCAAAGTCGCCGGGCTGTCACACTGTTTCCGTACTGAAGCGGGCGCACACGGTAAAGCGACACGTGGTATCTATCGCGTGCACCAGTTTACCAAGGTCGAAATGTTTGCTTTCACCGAGCCCACCAATGAAGCTTCTGACGAGATGCACGAAGAAATCGTGCGCATCGAGGAAGAGATCTTCCAGGGACTGGGCCTGCATTATCGCGTGGTCGATACCTGCACCGGAGACCTGGGAGCACCCGCTTATCGTAAATACGACCTGGAAGCCTGGATGCCCGGTCGCGGCGATGCCGGCGACTACGGCGAAGTGACTTCCGCCTCTAACTGTACCGACTACCAGTCTCGCCGACTCGGGACCCGCTGTAAATCCAGTGGCCAGAAAGGGACCGAATACGTTCACACGCTGAACGGGACCGCGGTTTCAATTGCCCGGGCGATTATCGCGGTACTGGAAAATAACCAACAGGCAGACGGCTCCATTCTGATTCCGGAAGTACTCCGTCCGTGGGTTGGAAAAGAGCGGATCGGTTAAATCTTCCACTTTGGAACAAACGCGGTCAGTTCAGAACTCGTAGTAAAGCAGGGTGACTTTGCAAACAGACAAGGTCTCCCTGCAGAGGGGCGGACCTGATTTAGATCCTGATTATTACTGGATTTAGACCGATTTCGGGTTTATTTGTCAGGAATACAGGGTAAGTTAGACCGAGTACATGATTCCATCCCCGGGCAGTATTGTCGTGCTGTCCGAACCGGTCTGGATCTGTACAGACCCGCCCCATCTGATCTCGGCGTGTGGTTAGCTGTTTGTTTCTATTCCCGTTTCAGATCCAGAGAATTTACGTGAACGATCAACCAGACAAAGATTTGCCTGAAGACAATACTCCCGACGCTTCCGAGCACGCTGCTGATCAGAATCAGGGCCCCGAGGATTCGGAAGAAACACCCGCCGGGGAGGCTGGTCAGACTGATGTGGAAGAAGGTCTGCCCGAATGGGAACCATTGACCCCGGAACTGGTCGAAGACGAAGCGATCCGGGGCGACTTCATGTTACGCTGGGCCGCGATTCTGCTCGCCTGTCTGTTTGCAGCGACCTATATCACCGATACCCAGACCCTGGTGCATGTCAAAACGGGACAATACTTGGCCAGCCACGGCTTCTGGCCACCCGCGAACGATGTCTTCTCCTATACGGCCACCGATCGTCCCTGGCACAACAACGGCTGGTTGTTTGATCTGTCACTCTCCGCCGTCTATGGCGTCCTGGGAGGGGCTGGTTTAACGCTCCTGAAAGTCCTGTTACTTGGAGTGACGTTTTACTTCATTGTCCGGCAGAGTGAGCGGGAGATTTCCACCTGGTGGGGCTCGATACTCGCGGTGCTGGCTCTGATTGCCTGTTTTCCACAACTCACGGTTACGCCCGAGATCATTACGATACTGGGCGTTGTGTTAACCCTGTATTTTCTATCGGCGTGGCAGAAGCAGAATTCTCCCCGCGCACTCTGGTCTCTGGTCCCGCTGTTTCTTGTCTGGGCTAATATGGATTCACGAGTGGTGCTGGGGATTGCACTGCTGTTGTTATATGCCCTGGGGGAAACCGTGGCAGCGATGCTGGATCGCTCAGTGCTCAACGATGATACCGATTACAAGGCCTTGTGGATGGTGCTGGGGGGTAGCCTTGTTGCGACGCTGTTGAATCCGACCGGCTGGCATTCTCTGTCGGCAGGGCTGAGTTATTACTCAGTCGATTATCCCATTATGCAGTCCATGTTCCAGGGACAGTTGCGACCGGAAGAACTGGGGTATTTCCCGATGACCTCTCCCCAGTTCTGGAGCTCGCTGAATCATTATGCCGTCGCAGCGTTTATTCTGATGCTGCTGACACTGGTGAGTTTCGTGTTGAATCAGTCGCGCATGAGCTGGGGGCAGTTGTTTGTCTTTGTGGGCTTCTGCGGATTCTCTGTCCTGGCCAGTCACGAACTGGTGGTCACAAGTGTGTTGTGTGCCATCTTTGCGAACCGTAACTTTCAGTTGTGGTATCGCGATAACTTCCGTCAGACTTACAGTGTCGAGACTTCGGAGCTGTTGTTTTCACGGGGCGGACGCGCTCTGACTGTGCTGACATTTTTCGCCCTGGCTTATCTGGTTGTCTGCGGACGTTTCCAGGGACAGGGAGTTACCCGGCACGCTATTGGTTTAGGGCTTAGCCCTTCACTCAGTCGGACGATTGACGGCTATCGTGCCGCCCTTGAAGAGTCTCTTGATGATCGTCCTTTCCATTTCGTGCTGGAGCAGGGCGACCTGTTGATCTGGCTGGATCAGAAATCCTTCGTCGATAATCGCCTGGCTCTGTTTACAGGAACCGGGGAATCCGACCTGATTGCCTTGCACGACACAACGCGCCGGGCGCTCCGCTCGGAGCGTAAGGAGCAGCAGGGAAGCGGTAAGCCTGAGATCTGGAAGGCCACTTTTAATCATTATCACGTGACCCACGTGTTGCCGCGACTCTCGGGAATGAACCCGGACTACCGCACCTTCTTCGATTTACTGACCACGCCGGACTGGCAATTGACCAGCCTTAATGCGGCAACAGCCGTCTTTTATCGCACTGACACCGAAAATGAAAAGACCGTCGAATTCCTGGCATCCCATAAGCTGAATTTCAAAGAGCTCGCATTTCAGCAACAGAAAGACTTTCCTGAAATTCGCAGTGACTGGGCACGTCCGCAGTCGATTTACAGTCGCTACCTGTTGCCTCAGACAGTCAGTCTGGAGAACGATGTGCAGACCGCACGTCATTATCTGGGACTCATGTCGCAGGCAGGTGGGAACCATGAATTAACCTCCAGCTTTGCGATTCTGGCGATTCAAAAGGCCAATCGTGGGTTGATCGAAAATCCAAACAGTGCAGAAGCCTACCGCATCCTGGGAAGTGCCTACAGTTATCTGGCACGACTGGAAGCACAACTGCTGATTCCCCCCGGCGCCAATGGTCAGCAACGACAGCAGGTCGGAATCGACCGCATGCGTTACTTCCAGATCCTGCATGCCTACCACCAGTCATTGATTATTGAACCCGACTTTGCCCCCACTCATATGCTGCTGTTTGAGATCTATTCCAATATGCGGAAAGTCGATCTCGCGCATCGGGAACTGAAAGCCTACCTGGAAATGGTAGAAGGTCAGGAACAGATGGACGACGAAGCCTTTGCCCGTCTGCGTGCCTACTCAGAACACGTTGAGAAACTGCAGGGGCAGATCAATCAGGTTTCTGAGGAACTGGCGCAGCTGGAAGAAAAAGGCGGCGATCGGCTGCAACTGGCGAGCCAGGCTTACCAGAATGGTTTTGTCCTGCTGGCACAACATTACCTGGATGACCCGGTCTATGTGAAGCAGAATCCCCTCGCTCAGAATCTGCAGGCGACGATTCTGATGGAAGTCGGTCAGTCTGAAGCAGCCGCGAATCAGGTATCGCAGTTACAGCGTGATGCACAGAATCAGCCACAGATTCCCTGGCGGGCACAAGCCGCATTCACCAGTCTGGGGAATGGAAACTACCGTGGATGCTTTGATCTCTGGCGACAGGAGATTCGAGAGCACGAAGAGGCCCGGATTGCAGGTGTGTTGCAGACACTGCCTCTGGTTCAGCCTCCCACCAACAGCTTCTGGCCCACTCAGCATGCGGTTTCGGTCATCAACTATCTGTATGGACTGGCCCAGCAGCAGACGCCGTTGAAGTTGAACATGGCCCGCTGTGAAATTGAAGCGGGTCAACCGGAGCAGGCCACGGCCCTGTTACAGGAGATCATTGATGACGCGCCGGACACGCCGTATCGACCCATGATCCGCTTTTACCTGTATCAACTGACGGGGACGTTGATTCCGGAACAACCGGAAGCACCGGCGGGGCAGACGGAGCCAGAGGAAGTTGAACTACCCCTCGTAGCTCCGAAACCCTGAGTCTGATTAAGCCGGCTTCAAGACTTTGATCGTGGTCCCTTTGACAAGGTCTGCGACCTGTTCGCGGTAGGTCAGCATGTGGGGAGCGGCGAGGTGTGCCTTGAGGGCATCAACGCTTTCCCATTTCTCCATGACGGTCACAATCTGGCTGCCGTTCTTCACCTGAACCGGGATGTCGGTATCTTCATCCACGGCCGGTCCGTATTCGATGCAACCATCTTCCGCGTGAACCAGGGGAACCAGGTTGTGGAAGGCTTCCAGGAAGGCGGCCTGTTTGCCTTCCGCGATTTCGATATCTGCGATCACAAAAATCATGTTACTGCTTTCTGGAGGGAGTTAGTTTTTTCGTAAGCGTTTTGCCAACTGGCTCAAACGTACGATGCGGCGGGAATGCAGGCCGCTGGCGATCTTGTCACCACCTGCAAACGCTTCTACATTGAAGCGATACACCGGACCGTCCTGATAGATGAGCCGTGCGGTGCACTGCACCTGCTTGCCTGGTGGAGTGGGAGCCAGATGCTCGATATCCACATGGGTGCCGACGCTCAAAAAGTCCGCTTCCAGCCAAGGCTCCAGAAATTGTAACGCAGCCTGCTCCAGAAACCAAATCAGCGACGGGGTGGAGAGTACGGAAATTTCTGTATCTCCACCGCCGAAGGTGATCGTCAATTCGGGAGTGACTTCAAAGGTGATTGACTTGCTCTCACCGATTTTGGGACGCTGCCCCTGCATGCTGCTGCCTGTCTTTCTCGATTCTCATTTTGGTTCAGCAGACTACTGCGAGATTTCAATCGGTATGTAATCTGAGATCCGATCATCACTGGTCGAAACACTGATATAAGAACGAATGATCTGTTTCGCCAGAGTCGATTTGACATCCGGGGTTACTGTCACAGGCAGGGTCACTTTGATCTTG comes from Gimesia chilikensis and encodes:
- a CDS encoding DUF1501 domain-containing protein; translated protein: MLFPPQSHSEQTLLNRRRFFATGASGLGTLALASLLKEEGLLASETSAPQAHFAPKAKRCIYLFMEGGPSQMDLFDPKPKLNELDGQPMPESMLKDIKFAFIQKEAARLMGSPRTFKRYGESGMELSDLLPHLSTCVDDIAMIRSMHCEQFNHLPGQLMMLTGSDLQGRPTLGSWLNYGLGSESSNLPGYVVLATLGRGLPGGASSWSSGFLPSQYAGTLFRNQGSPVLNLETPQQVSSAAQMRSLQAINELNGLRFEQVGNPEIASRINAYELAFRMQQTAPELLDLSGETKTTLEEYGVTRDEASKSGTAGFLGSYARNCLLARRMVERGVRFVTLFLSTWDHHSSLDSGLERYTQISDQPVAALLKDLKRRGLLDDTLVVWGGEFGRTPLGENRVNFKKVTGRDHHPYSFSMWMAGGGIKGGQTIGETDEIGWGVAKDPIHVHDLHATILHLFGLNHEELTYRFQGRDFRLTDVEGNVVERLLA
- a CDS encoding arylsulfatase, with protein sequence MKLPRLISTISLTLLAFVCLHNNLFAAERPNVLLILCDDLGFSDLGCYGGEIQTPHLDQLAADGMRFTQFYNCAVCVTTRSALLTGLYPRQEKRPRLRTNMLTLGEALRRAGYATSLTGKWHLGNQSPLRPIDRGFDEYYGVLDGCCNYFNPAKQDPVFYNGGRFRAFARNDKSIMKFPGGYYTTDAFSDHAIETIKQFSQGEKPFFIHLCYTAPHFPLHAFQADIERYRGKYADGYLKMREQRHKRQAELGLFTEQPELSPPENKKGDYPYDYDVPDWEKLPDEERKREEARMETYAAMVDRMDRGIGRVLTALDDAGLADNTVVIFLSDNGGCASWPSGRPGQETGFLKYNQDIPVGDGRGYEFVGKGWGWAQNAPFRQFKTWCYEGGIATPMIVRWPGKVARGSITHQVGHIIDFMPTLLELANSDYPHEFNGNTLLPVEGKSLLPVLHGKQRNGHKSLSWELFGNRAIRQGDWKLVWGASEKRWELYDLKADRSETNNLAAKFPERVNQMARDWEAWQKKIEK
- a CDS encoding NAD-dependent epimerase/dehydratase family protein is translated as MSHCLVTGGAGFIGSHLCEQLIQQGQQVTAVDDLSTGFLKNLDAIIDHPQFTFRTGSITDPVLMAEMVQGVDTIYHMAAAVGVKLVADNPVRTIETNIYPTEVLLRHAVQGGQKFFLASTSEVYGKNPKERWTEEDDLQFGPTTRPRWAYGASKAIDEFLALAYHQKYGLDVRIGRFFNVVGPRQVGQYGMVIPRFIDQALDGGPVVVFDDGSQIRCFGHVSEIVDCVIDLTNLDSASGQVYNVGGDEPVSIKGLAEAIIAKVNPDVKVDYLPYNKAYNEDFEDVQRRIPDLGRLEQTLGRKPSVKLDAILDDIIAFKKQARGLA
- a CDS encoding amidohydrolase, whose protein sequence is MSVLFRNCFRPTCLVLFVCLITSMVSAETATLIFKNGKVITLDFKSKIAEAIAIRDGKILAVGSNAEMKPFQGEQTKVVSLDGKTVIPGLIESHVHALRAARGELIQPHQELNSVAEIQAWIREKVKEVPPGRWITVPRTDITRLKERRRPTPAELDAACSTHPVYMNIARKNVLNTRGFELIGIRKEGDKLAGARVIFDEAGKPLMMEGGGGAISKLIPRETVPPEATREALKKLHAIYNSVGITSILERGSRVDEYREYELLKEQNELTVRMTMTIREQLRSAEAVREFTKKLGLITGDGDDWVRVGPLKISVDGGIHWGSTRLSEPYGEKRIKFYVLEDPDYRGDLAYSRELMAEIFEEGQKLGWQMCCHATGDGSVNEILSALEEVNQRLPVKGRRFCITHAYFPSGESVKRSRNLGVCYDTQTYLFYRDADAINQIYGPSWVNRFMGLKMFVDAGVPVAINSDHMNGFDPDHSMNAFNPFLALYIAVSRRDIYGDVYGPQQKLSREEALRCMTSDAAYISFEEDKKGTLEPGKLADLVVLDRDYLTCPEEEIKQIKPLLTVLDGKVVYDAAQDSGT
- the serS gene encoding serine--tRNA ligase, with translation MLDLQFICENQEAILENCRNRGIEVDLARLTELDQRRRELIVQGDQVRQEQKSVSSQIPKAADNDEKQSLIAKGKELREQVSAIDIELREVETELRTEQARVPNLAHPDVPIGKEDKANTVVRLWGEKPAFDFTPLDHVALAEKHDLIDFEAGTRVAGHGFYYLKNEAVLLEMALCQYAMQKLVQEGFILHSTPDLARKEILEGIGFNPRGDETQIYSVENTDLSLVATAEITLGGSQKDQILDRETLPRKVAGLSHCFRTEAGAHGKATRGIYRVHQFTKVEMFAFTEPTNEASDEMHEEIVRIEEEIFQGLGLHYRVVDTCTGDLGAPAYRKYDLEAWMPGRGDAGDYGEVTSASNCTDYQSRRLGTRCKSSGQKGTEYVHTLNGTAVSIARAIIAVLENNQQADGSILIPEVLRPWVGKERIG